DNA sequence from the Amycolatopsis sp. Hca4 genome:
GAGAACCACGCGAACGACATCACCCAGACGCTGGACTCGCTGCCCGGCGTCAAGGTCCGCAAGGTCTCCGACCGGACGTTCCTGATCCACCTCGGCGGCAAGATCGAGGTCACGCCGAAGGTCGCGCTCCGCAACCGTGACGACCTCTCCCGCGCCTACACCCCGGGGGTGGCCCGCGTCTGCCAGGCGATCGCCGCCAACCCCGAGGACGCGCGCCGGCTGACCATCAAGCGCAACACCGTGGCGGTGCTCACCGACGGCTCCGCGGTGCTCGGCCTCGGCAACATCGGCCCGGCGGCGGCGCTGCCGGTGATGGAGGGCAAGGCGGCGCTGTTCAAGAAGTTCGCCGACGTCGACGCGTGGCCGGTCTGCCTGGACACCCAGGACACCGAAGAGATCATCCTGATCGCCAAGGCGCTGGCCCCGGTGTACGCGGGCATCAACCTCGAGGACATCGCCGCGCCGCGCTGCTTCGAGATCGAAAAGCGCCTGCGCGAGCAGCTGGACATCCCGGTGTTCCACGACGACCAGCACGGCACGGCGATCGTGGTCGTCGCGGCGCTGCGCAACGCCCTGCGCGTGGTGGGCAAGAACATCGAGGACTGCAAGATCGTGGTCAGCGGCGTCGGCGCGGCCGGCTCGGCGATCATCCGCCTGCTGCTGCAGAAGAACCCGGGCGACATCGTCGCGGCGGACATCGACGGCATCGTCCACTCCGCGCGCGGCAACCTCGACGACAACCTGGCCTGGATCGCCTCGCACACGAACAAGGAGCAGGTCAGCGGCACCCTGCACGAGGCCCTCGTGGGCGCGGACGTGTTCATCGGTGTGTCGGCACCCAACCTGTTCGGCGCCGAGCAGGTGGCGACCATGAAGTCCGACGCGGTGGTGTTCGCGCTGGCCAACCCGGACCCGGAGGTCGACCCGCTGGAGGCCCAGAAGCACGCCGCGGTGGTGGCGACGGGCCGCAGCGACTTCCCGAACCAGATCAACAACGTCCTGGCGTTCCCGGGCGTGTTCCGCGGCCTGCTGGACGCCCACGCCCACAACATCGACGACTCGATGCTGCTCGCGGCGGCGGACGCGATCGCCGACGTGGTGGACAACGGGAAGCTGAACGCGTCGTTCATCGTGCCGAGCGTGTTCGACAGCGCCGTGGCGCCGGCGGTCGCGGAAGCCGTGCGGAAGGCCGTGCGCGCGGAGCGCTGAGCCCCGAGTGGACACTGCCGAGCTTCTCCGGCGCGCCGCCGGGCTGGTCCCCGAGACCACCCGGAGCGCTGCCGGCTTCGGTGCCGCCGACGTCCTCGACTGCCTCCGCGACGACGACTGGGACCTCGCGCTCGCCATCCTCGAGGACGTCGATGGCTTCGGGTGGCAGACCGTCGAATACTGGGACCTCCTCCAGGAGGCCGCCCGGCACCTGCACCTCGAACGCCGGGTCGCCTGGTGCCGGTGGCGAGGGTGGGAAACCCGGCACGGCGTCATCCGGGCCGATCTCCGGCTGATCGCCCCCGAGGCCGGCGGCCGTCGCCTCCCGATCCCCGGGGACGGGTTGCTGCGGCCGATGTGGGCGATCGGCCGGTCCGCCTTCGACCTGCACGTCGCGAAGATCTGGGTCGAGTCCGCTCCCGAGCTCGAGCCGGGTGGACGGGGCGCGGTCCGGCTCGCCCCGCTCACCCCGCCGAGCTGGCGCCACCTCACCCCGGGCGACTCGATCACCATGCACGAGCGGCCACCGGTCGCGGGTACCGCGACGATCACCGAGGTGTGGCACCCCGAGGCGGCTCGGCCGGGCGTCGCCGGTGGTGCCGACCCCCACCGCGGGCCGCGGAAGTAGCCTCGGCAGGTGAGTGAACTCAGCCACGTCGACGAGACCGGGGCCGCGCGGATGGTCGACGTCTCCGGCAAGACCGCCACCGCGCGCACCGCGCTCGCCGCCGGCACCGTCCGGACCACCGCCGAGGTGCTCCGCCTGCTGGCCACCGACGGCCTGCCCAAGGGCGATGCCCTCGCCACCGCGCGCATCGCCGGGATCATGGGTGCCAAGCGGGTGCCCGAGCTGATCCCGCTATGCCACCAGATCGCGCTCTCCGGGGTCAAGGTCGAGTTCGCACTCGGCGAGGCCGAGGTCGGCATCCGCGCGACGGCGAAGACCACCGACGTCACCGGGGTCGAGATGGAGGCGCTGACCGCGGTGGCGGTGGCCGGGCTGACGCTGCACGACATGATCAAGGCCGTCGACCCGGCGGCGACGCTGGACGAGGTCCGCCTGCTCCGCAAGGACGGCGGCAAGACCGGAACCTGGGAGCGGCCGTGAAGCGCACCGCACGCGTGATCGTGGCGTCCAACCGCGCCGCGAAGGGCGTCTACGAAGACAAGACCGGCCCGGTGATCGCCGCCTGGCTGGCGGACCGCGGCTACGACGTCCCGGCGCCGATCGTCGTCGAGGACGGCGACCCGGTGGGCGTGGCGCTGCGGGCGGCGCTGGCCGAGGGGGTCGCCGTGGTCCTCACCACCGGCGGCACCGGCATCTCGCCGACCGACCGCACCCCGGACGTCACCCGGGCGGTCCTGGACCACGAGCTGCCGGGCGTGGCGGACGCGATCCGCGCGGCCGGCCTGCCGAAGGTGCCGACGGCGGTGCTCTCGCGCGGCGTGGCGGGCGTGGCGGGCCGCACCCTGGTGGTGAACCTGCCGGGCTCCACCGGCGGCGTCAAGGACGGCCTCGGCGTGCTGGACGGCGTGCTCGAGCACGCGGTGGACCAGCTGGCCGGCGGCGACCACCCCCGGCCGGCCACAGGGGGTCCCGCGGTGCGGGTGGTGCGGGCGGCGGTGACCGAGGAGCCGCTGTCGGTCGAGGAGCACGCCCGCCTGGTCGAGGACGACGCGGCGGGCGCGGTGGTGACGTTCGCGGGCGTGGTCCGCGACCACGACGGCGGCAAGGGCGTCCGCGACCTGACGTACGAGGGCCACCCGAGCGCGGGCCAGGTGATCGCCGACGTGGTCGCGGACTTGTCGGCGCGCTGGAGCGGCGTGCGCGCGGTGGCGGTGAGCCACCGGCTGGGTGCGCTGACGATCGGCGACGTCGCACTGGCGTGCGCGGTGGCGGCGGAGCACCGGGGGCAGGCGTTTTCGGCGTGCTCGGAGCTGGTGGACGAGGTCAAGGCGCGGCTGCCGGTCTGGAAGCACCAGCACTTCACCGACGGCACTGATGAGTGGGTCAACTCGCCGTAAGCCGGACCGCGGCGAGCTGGCGGGACGGGCTGCTGAGGCGGCTCGCGCGGCGTGGCGTGGGCGGGCCTGCGCATTGTCGGCGTGACTGGCCGGTGAGCACCTCCCGCTGGAAGGCGCGTCACGGATCCGGAGAGCTGGGTGCTTCGCGTCGGCCTGTCCCCGTTCGGCCGCGCTGGGCGGTTTGCGCGCCCTGAGCGGGCGATGCGCGCCATGAGAGGGCTGAGGCCGTGTCGGGGGGCGCCTGCGTGGCGAATCCGGCCGCGTCGGGCGCCTCTGGCCGCCGGCTCGGGCTTGGCCTCCGGCCCCCGGTGTCCAGCTTACCGGCGGGGACCGACAGTTCCGGCGCGCCGACGGGACCCGTGGAACGCGTGAAGGGCTCCCACCGCCCGGGGGATCGGCGGTGGGAGCCCTTTCAGGTCACGGCTCGAGGCCGGACTCGCGCATCACTGCGTGATCGTCACTTGGTGGCGATCTTCTGCCCGACGAGGATCAGGTCCGCGTTCGGGATGTACTTCGCGTTCAGCTCCTGCAGCTTCTGGTAGCCGCCCTGGACGTTGAACTGCTTGGCGATCTTGGACAGGGTGTCGCCCGCCACGACGGTGTAGTCACCGGCCGGGTTGGAGCTGCTCACGCCGGTCGCCGCGGGGGCAGCAGCCGGGGCCGCCGCCTTCTTCGGGGCGGGCGCGGAGGTGCTCTTCTTCGGGGTCACCTTCTTGGTGACCTTGCCGGTGGCCTTGGGGGCCGACGAACCGCTGCCGCCCTTCTTGCCGCAGACCGGCCAGGCGCCGATGCCCTGGCCCTGCAGGACGCGCTCGGCCACGGCGATCTGCTCCTCGCGGGAAGCGTTCGCCGCGCTGCCG
Encoded proteins:
- a CDS encoding NAD-dependent malic enzyme, coding for MPVPGPGYSITVRVEAPASVTAAGDLTAAVGRVGGVLTAFDVVESHSDSIVVDISANALSENHANDITQTLDSLPGVKVRKVSDRTFLIHLGGKIEVTPKVALRNRDDLSRAYTPGVARVCQAIAANPEDARRLTIKRNTVAVLTDGSAVLGLGNIGPAAALPVMEGKAALFKKFADVDAWPVCLDTQDTEEIILIAKALAPVYAGINLEDIAAPRCFEIEKRLREQLDIPVFHDDQHGTAIVVVAALRNALRVVGKNIEDCKIVVSGVGAAGSAIIRLLLQKNPGDIVAADIDGIVHSARGNLDDNLAWIASHTNKEQVSGTLHEALVGADVFIGVSAPNLFGAEQVATMKSDAVVFALANPDPEVDPLEAQKHAAVVATGRSDFPNQINNVLAFPGVFRGLLDAHAHNIDDSMLLAAADAIADVVDNGKLNASFIVPSVFDSAVAPAVAEAVRKAVRAER
- the moaC gene encoding cyclic pyranopterin monophosphate synthase MoaC, which gives rise to MSELSHVDETGAARMVDVSGKTATARTALAAGTVRTTAEVLRLLATDGLPKGDALATARIAGIMGAKRVPELIPLCHQIALSGVKVEFALGEAEVGIRATAKTTDVTGVEMEALTAVAVAGLTLHDMIKAVDPAATLDEVRLLRKDGGKTGTWERP
- a CDS encoding molybdenum cofactor biosynthesis protein MoaE; this encodes MKRTARVIVASNRAAKGVYEDKTGPVIAAWLADRGYDVPAPIVVEDGDPVGVALRAALAEGVAVVLTTGGTGISPTDRTPDVTRAVLDHELPGVADAIRAAGLPKVPTAVLSRGVAGVAGRTLVVNLPGSTGGVKDGLGVLDGVLEHAVDQLAGGDHPRPATGGPAVRVVRAAVTEEPLSVEEHARLVEDDAAGAVVTFAGVVRDHDGGKGVRDLTYEGHPSAGQVIADVVADLSARWSGVRAVAVSHRLGALTIGDVALACAVAAEHRGQAFSACSELVDEVKARLPVWKHQHFTDGTDEWVNSP
- a CDS encoding transglycosylase family protein produces the protein MSYRGKHRKMSAATRTVARVAIAGIAVGAPLAIAATPASATNWDAIAQCESSGNWNTNTGNGYYGGLQFSQSTWKAYGGTGSAANASREEQIAVAERVLQGQGIGAWPVCGKKGGSGSSAPKATGKVTKKVTPKKSTSAPAPKKAAAPAAAPAATGVSSSNPAGDYTVVAGDTLSKIAKQFNVQGGYQKLQELNAKYIPNADLILVGQKIATK